Proteins encoded within one genomic window of Amycolatopsis sp. 2-15:
- a CDS encoding class I SAM-dependent methyltransferase, whose product MATDVTNDYDSFAEAYAAENETSLINAYYARPAILDLAADVTGRRILDAGCGAGPVSAALRDRGAEVRGFDASVKMIELARQRLGADADLRVADLSKPLPYPDAEFDDVIAALVLHYLEDWSTPLAELRRVLKPGGRLIVAVNHPIIFELVHPESSYFAITRWSEEYDFAGQKATLTYWHRPLHAMTDAFTAAGFRTAVISEPYPAPGARERFPEEFGDKHAFLCFLFFVLEAV is encoded by the coding sequence ATGGCTACCGACGTCACCAACGACTACGACAGTTTCGCCGAGGCTTACGCAGCCGAGAACGAGACCAGCCTCATCAACGCCTACTACGCGCGGCCCGCGATCCTGGACCTGGCCGCGGATGTGACCGGCCGGCGGATCCTCGACGCGGGCTGCGGAGCCGGCCCCGTGTCCGCCGCGCTGCGCGACCGCGGCGCCGAGGTGCGGGGCTTCGACGCCAGCGTCAAGATGATCGAGCTCGCGCGGCAACGGCTCGGCGCCGACGCGGACCTGCGCGTCGCGGATCTGAGCAAGCCGCTGCCGTATCCCGACGCGGAGTTCGACGACGTCATCGCAGCCCTGGTGCTGCACTACCTCGAGGACTGGTCCACTCCCCTGGCCGAGCTGCGGCGCGTGCTGAAGCCCGGCGGCCGCCTGATCGTGGCCGTCAACCACCCGATCATCTTCGAACTGGTCCACCCCGAGTCGAGCTACTTCGCGATCACCCGGTGGTCGGAGGAGTACGACTTCGCCGGCCAGAAGGCCACGCTCACGTACTGGCACCGGCCCCTGCACGCGATGACCGACGCCTTCACCGCGGCCGGCTTCCGGACGGCCGTGATCAGCGAGCCGTACCCGGCGCCGGGCGCGCGCGAGCGGTTCCCCGAGGAGTTCGGGGACAAGCACGCGTTCCTGTGTTTCCTGTTCTTCGTCCTCGAGGCCGTCTGA
- the wzt gene encoding galactan export ABC transporter ATP-binding subunit Wzt/RfbE, producing the protein MVSIEVAGASVDFPIFDAKARSLKKQVLGKVGGKIGTAAMVPVIEALRDITLSLRDGDRVGLVGHNGAGKSTLLRLLSGIYEPTRGSTRVIGRIAPVFDLGVGLDPEVSGRENILIRGLFLGMSRRQMERRLDDIAEFTELGDYLHLPLRTYSAGMRVRLALGVVTTIDPEILILDEGLGAIDAAFLAKARGRLVDLARRSGALVFASHADDLLRELCTTALWLDEGRIRAHGSLDEVLAEYKESGP; encoded by the coding sequence ATGGTGAGCATCGAGGTGGCGGGCGCCTCCGTCGACTTCCCGATCTTCGACGCCAAGGCGCGCTCGCTGAAGAAGCAGGTGCTCGGCAAGGTCGGCGGCAAGATCGGCACCGCCGCGATGGTCCCGGTCATCGAGGCGCTGCGCGACATCACGCTGTCCCTGCGCGACGGCGACCGCGTCGGCCTGGTGGGGCACAACGGCGCCGGCAAGTCGACGCTCCTGCGGTTGCTGTCGGGCATCTACGAGCCGACGCGCGGCAGCACGCGCGTCATCGGACGGATCGCGCCGGTGTTCGACCTCGGGGTGGGCCTGGATCCCGAGGTCTCCGGCCGCGAGAACATCCTGATCCGCGGCCTGTTCCTCGGCATGAGCCGCCGGCAGATGGAGCGCCGGCTCGACGACATCGCGGAGTTCACCGAGCTCGGCGACTACCTCCACCTGCCGCTGCGCACCTACTCCGCCGGCATGCGGGTCCGGCTCGCGCTCGGCGTGGTGACCACCATCGACCCCGAGATCCTCATCCTCGACGAGGGCCTCGGCGCGATCGACGCGGCGTTCCTGGCCAAAGCCCGCGGCCGCCTCGTCGACCTCGCCCGCCGTTCCGGTGCGCTGGTCTTCGCCTCCCACGCCGACGACCTGCTGCGCGAGCTGTGCACCACGGCGCTGTGGCTGGACGAGGGCCGTATCCGCGCGCACGGCTCACTCGACGAGGTCCTCGCCGAGTACAAGGAATCCGGCCCGTGA
- a CDS encoding TetR/AcrR family transcriptional regulator, producing MSQRSVEQGFRPPQQARSRESLQKVLAAAERVLADGGIEEFTVGAVADQAGLSVGAIYRRFSGKDQLLYAVKDDLLGRLETTVGDALRSPVPGLHGTVAAFTEALAQTFTRHGRVFPELLDAQRTEGRDRGLQAMATIQRTFVDAAEPCLAEIRRPDRALALRMAARTIIGSCVHRAASGRFWPDDLTWSTWATETGEMALAYLTSPGNPEPGRGD from the coding sequence GTGAGTCAGCGATCCGTCGAGCAGGGCTTCCGCCCGCCCCAGCAAGCGCGCAGCCGGGAGTCCCTGCAGAAGGTGCTGGCCGCGGCCGAGCGGGTGCTCGCCGACGGGGGCATCGAGGAGTTCACCGTCGGCGCGGTCGCCGACCAGGCGGGACTGTCGGTGGGGGCCATCTACCGCCGGTTCTCGGGCAAAGACCAGCTGCTGTACGCGGTGAAAGACGACCTGCTCGGCCGGCTGGAGACCACCGTCGGCGACGCGCTTCGCTCGCCGGTGCCCGGGCTTCACGGGACCGTCGCCGCGTTCACCGAAGCCCTGGCGCAGACGTTCACCCGCCACGGGCGCGTCTTCCCCGAGCTGCTCGACGCCCAGCGCACCGAGGGCCGCGACCGCGGCCTCCAGGCGATGGCCACGATCCAGCGGACGTTCGTCGACGCCGCCGAACCCTGCCTCGCCGAGATCCGCCGCCCGGACCGCGCGCTCGCCCTCCGGATGGCGGCGCGGACGATCATCGGCTCGTGCGTGCATCGCGCCGCCTCCGGCCGGTTCTGGCCGGATGACTTGACCTGGAGCACGTGGGCCACCGAGACGGGCGAGATGGCGCTGGCGTATCTGACGTCGCCGGGAAATCCGGAGCCCGGCCGCGGTGACTGA
- a CDS encoding nucleotide kinase domain-containing protein — protein MTESIPDITVAGRRLRPGPVFDTYWRFAAARQEAYFARLRDDGTATSDPILARHRFTNCYRAADRVSQFAIHDVAYGGPQEPRDVVFRMMLFKFFNKIDTWRLLEAELGPVTWASWHPAAARAVLDAAWRSRRTLYSPAYVIPPPRLGGTRKHHDHLLLAETMIHDGLAEKLQDARGLAQVFELLRVYPGLGDFLAFQFSIDLNYTSVLDFSENDFVVAGPGARDGARKCFGPAASGIEDAVIAYLTDTQEAHFARLGLRFASLGGRRLHLVDCQNLFCEVDKYARVAHPAVPGISGRTRIKQQYHRSDEPMPAPWFPPKWGITEAVRAQAAAVVVPR, from the coding sequence GTGACTGAGTCCATTCCGGACATCACCGTCGCGGGCCGGCGGCTGCGGCCCGGCCCGGTTTTCGACACGTACTGGCGGTTCGCCGCCGCCCGCCAGGAGGCCTACTTCGCGCGGCTGCGCGACGACGGGACCGCGACGAGCGATCCGATCCTCGCCCGGCACCGGTTCACGAACTGCTACCGCGCCGCGGACCGGGTGAGCCAGTTCGCCATCCACGACGTGGCCTACGGCGGCCCGCAAGAGCCTCGTGACGTGGTCTTCCGCATGATGCTGTTCAAGTTCTTCAACAAGATCGACACGTGGCGCCTGCTGGAGGCCGAGCTCGGCCCGGTCACCTGGGCGTCGTGGCACCCGGCGGCGGCGCGCGCGGTCCTCGACGCGGCCTGGCGCTCCCGGCGCACGCTCTACTCCCCCGCCTACGTCATCCCGCCACCCCGGCTGGGCGGCACCCGCAAGCACCACGACCATCTGCTGCTGGCCGAAACGATGATCCACGACGGCCTGGCCGAGAAGCTCCAGGACGCCCGCGGCCTGGCGCAGGTCTTCGAACTGCTGCGCGTCTATCCGGGCCTCGGGGACTTCCTGGCCTTCCAGTTCTCGATCGACCTCAACTACACGTCTGTGCTGGACTTTTCGGAGAACGACTTCGTCGTCGCCGGCCCGGGCGCGCGGGACGGCGCCCGCAAGTGCTTCGGGCCCGCCGCCAGCGGCATCGAGGACGCGGTGATCGCGTACCTGACCGACACGCAAGAAGCCCACTTCGCCCGGCTCGGCCTGCGCTTCGCCTCCCTGGGCGGACGCCGCCTGCACCTCGTCGACTGCCAGAACCTGTTCTGCGAAGTCGACAAATATGCCCGCGTCGCGCACCCGGCTGTCCCCGGCATCTCCGGGCGGACCCGGATCAAGCAGCAGTACCACCGCAGCGACGAACCGATGCCGGCTCCGTGGTTTCCCCCGAAGTGGGGCATCACCGAGGCCGTGCGGGCGCAAGCCGCGGCTGTGGTCGTGCCGCGATAG
- a CDS encoding GNAT family N-acetyltransferase, whose protein sequence is MLRPSEARDRAAVIELFASPEVGTYLGGPRSRDELERTAPEVPGRRFGFFVVELDAAMIGMITLDRRDAARPGRLRPGAETTEIGYLFLPRTWGFGYAAEACAAVLGWFAAASPGEPVALCTQTANERSMRLAAKLGFTEVAKFEEFGAEQWFGVWHSTAESG, encoded by the coding sequence GTGCTCCGCCCGTCCGAGGCCCGCGACCGTGCCGCGGTCATCGAGTTGTTCGCCTCGCCCGAGGTCGGGACTTACCTCGGTGGCCCGCGATCGCGGGACGAGCTCGAGCGCACCGCTCCCGAGGTGCCCGGGCGGCGCTTCGGTTTCTTCGTGGTCGAGCTCGACGCGGCGATGATCGGCATGATCACGCTCGACCGGCGCGACGCGGCGCGTCCGGGTCGGCTCCGCCCGGGCGCCGAGACGACCGAGATCGGCTACCTGTTCCTGCCGCGGACGTGGGGATTCGGGTACGCCGCCGAGGCGTGCGCGGCGGTGCTCGGCTGGTTCGCCGCAGCGTCGCCCGGTGAGCCGGTGGCACTCTGCACCCAGACCGCCAACGAGCGCTCGATGCGGCTCGCGGCGAAGCTGGGGTTCACCGAGGTGGCGAAGTTCGAGGAGTTCGGCGCCGAGCAGTGGTTCGGTGTGTGGCATTCGACCGCCGAGTCCGGTTGA
- a CDS encoding alpha/beta fold hydrolase gives MKRTDPHHPENPGTTRSPARLTRRSFAGVAALGATGLALAVPGSASAATRPAPRRSVVLVHGAYADGSCWAEVIPRLQAAGITVTSVQNPLTSLDDDVAATRRELDLQSGRAVLVGHSYGGSVISQAGDHPAVDSLVYLSARAPMAGEDYPALTARFPAAPASAGLVYQNGFGHLTEAAFLNDFANGVPTAKARVLYAAQGRVAQDLFATKTTAAAWETKPSSYVITTADRTTSPELQRFVAARMKARTTVIKSGHLSFITHPDVVTRVILEAVHRG, from the coding sequence ATGAAGCGCACAGACCCGCACCATCCCGAGAATCCGGGCACCACGAGATCCCCGGCGCGGCTGACCCGGCGGTCCTTCGCGGGCGTCGCGGCGCTGGGTGCCACCGGGCTCGCGCTCGCCGTGCCGGGTTCGGCGAGCGCGGCCACGCGGCCCGCGCCGCGGCGGTCCGTCGTGCTCGTGCACGGCGCGTATGCCGACGGGTCGTGCTGGGCCGAGGTGATCCCGCGTCTGCAAGCCGCCGGGATCACGGTCACGTCGGTGCAGAACCCGTTGACCTCGCTCGACGACGACGTGGCCGCGACGCGGCGTGAGCTCGACCTGCAGAGCGGGCGGGCCGTCCTGGTGGGCCACTCCTACGGCGGGTCGGTGATCAGCCAGGCCGGTGACCACCCGGCCGTCGACTCGCTCGTCTACCTGTCCGCGCGGGCGCCGATGGCCGGCGAGGACTACCCCGCGCTCACCGCGCGTTTCCCGGCCGCACCGGCCAGCGCGGGTCTCGTGTACCAGAACGGTTTCGGCCACCTGACCGAAGCCGCGTTCCTCAACGACTTCGCCAACGGCGTCCCCACTGCCAAGGCGCGGGTCCTCTACGCTGCCCAGGGCCGCGTGGCGCAAGATCTGTTCGCGACCAAAACCACCGCCGCCGCCTGGGAAACCAAGCCGAGCAGCTACGTGATCACCACGGCCGACCGCACGACGTCACCCGAGCTCCAGCGCTTCGTGGCCGCCCGGATGAAGGCGCGCACGACGGTGATCAAGTCGGGCCACCTGTCCTTCATCACGCATCCCGACGTCGTCACCCGCGTCATCCTCGAGGCGGTGCACCGGGGCTGA
- a CDS encoding DUF417 family protein: MAKPLAPRASAVGSLGAAAMMVGTLSFLVTTPEAWREGHRMSQLSVLGEALLKDGVLLGASLLTAADSRRAAERS, from the coding sequence GTGGCGAAGCCGCTCGCGCCCCGGGCTTCCGCCGTCGGCAGCCTCGGGGCCGCGGCGATGATGGTCGGCACGCTCAGCTTCCTCGTCACCACCCCGGAAGCGTGGCGCGAGGGGCACCGGATGTCCCAGCTGTCGGTGCTCGGCGAAGCCCTCCTGAAGGACGGGGTGCTTCTCGGCGCCTCGCTGCTGACCGCCGCCGACTCGCGGAGGGCCGCCGAACGCTCGTAG
- a CDS encoding alpha/beta fold hydrolase has protein sequence MAAFGLDEGETIGRLLEQGPLPPALTHLDIDKQGFAWLPEDDFVNHFAADVDPVKARVMHAVQQPLAWSALDEVMGVPAWKSHPAWFLVADGDQAIPSEAQRQFAARMKAATVEVATNHVAMVSHPDDVLRLIASAVEAVR, from the coding sequence GTGGCGGCGTTCGGCCTTGACGAGGGCGAGACGATCGGCAGGCTGCTGGAGCAAGGGCCACTGCCGCCGGCGCTGACGCACCTTGACATCGACAAGCAGGGCTTCGCGTGGCTGCCCGAGGACGACTTCGTGAACCACTTCGCGGCCGACGTGGACCCGGTCAAGGCGCGGGTCATGCACGCCGTGCAGCAGCCGCTGGCCTGGTCGGCCCTGGACGAGGTGATGGGCGTCCCGGCGTGGAAGTCGCACCCGGCGTGGTTCCTGGTGGCCGACGGCGACCAGGCGATCCCGTCCGAGGCCCAGCGCCAGTTCGCCGCTCGCATGAAGGCCGCGACCGTCGAGGTCGCGACGAACCACGTCGCGATGGTCTCCCACCCCGACGACGTGCTGCGGCTCATCGCGAGCGCGGTCGAGGCCGTGCGGTGA
- a CDS encoding alpha/beta fold hydrolase gives MARRPNIVLVHGAWADGSSWSEVIERLQADGYRVTAPQFAEASLAGDVARLRQVPARQDGPTVVAGHSYGGQIVTALGDGRAERRRPGLRGGVRP, from the coding sequence ATGGCTCGCCGACCGAACATCGTCCTCGTCCACGGCGCGTGGGCCGACGGTTCCAGCTGGAGCGAGGTGATCGAGCGCCTGCAGGCCGACGGCTACCGGGTCACCGCACCCCAGTTCGCGGAGGCGTCGCTGGCCGGCGACGTCGCCCGGCTGCGCCAGGTGCCGGCCCGCCAGGACGGCCCGACGGTCGTCGCCGGGCACTCGTACGGCGGGCAGATCGTCACCGCACTGGGGGACGGACGCGCCGAACGTCGTCGGCCTGGTCTACGTGGCGGCGTTCGGCCTTGA
- a CDS encoding chloride channel protein, translated as MADTASPAPAGGTSDGPAQPDQPDQPAQPAQPDQPDQPDQPAQPDQPDQPDQPDQPDQPDQPDQPDQPDQSNPGQSAQSTQPDQPDPAARLRSPAYVRLLLLAAIIGVPISAAAYFFLQLVGALQGWVYTDLPRALGFGGAPWWWPVPLLVLCGLLVAVAVRYLPGGGGHPPVYGFSPGHEPTPRQLPGVLLAALATLGLGAVLGPEAPLIALGAGLGVCAIRLAQPHAPKQVGAVVAATGSFAAISALLGSPILGAFLLMEASGLAGATMGLVLLPGLLAAGIGTLLFIGLDSLTGLGAASLALPELPPFTHPDLAQFGWALAIGAAAAVLGTGIRRLALLLHSRVENHVLLLTPAAGLVVAGLAIAYTGAGGSLSDVLFSGETALPKLLENSAAYSVSTLLLLLACKGLAYGVTLSAFRGGPIFPSMFLGAAGGIALSHLPGLPLVAGVAMGIGAMCVVMLRLPLTSVLLATLLLSSDGLAVMPLVIVAVVVAHVLAAWLGPREGSLAGGDEATPPAAPASKGS; from the coding sequence ATGGCGGACACGGCTTCGCCCGCGCCGGCCGGCGGCACCTCGGACGGGCCGGCCCAGCCGGACCAGCCGGACCAGCCGGCCCAGCCGGCCCAGCCGGACCAGCCGGACCAGCCGGACCAGCCGGCCCAGCCGGACCAGCCGGACCAGCCGGACCAGCCGGACCAGCCGGACCAGCCGGACCAGCCGGACCAGCCGGACCAGCCGGACCAGTCGAACCCGGGCCAGTCGGCCCAGTCGACCCAGCCAGACCAGCCCGACCCCGCAGCACGGCTCCGCTCACCCGCCTACGTGCGCCTGCTGCTGCTCGCCGCGATCATCGGGGTGCCCATCTCCGCGGCGGCGTACTTCTTCCTCCAGCTGGTCGGCGCGCTCCAGGGCTGGGTGTACACCGATCTGCCGCGCGCGCTCGGGTTCGGTGGGGCGCCGTGGTGGTGGCCGGTGCCGCTGTTGGTGCTGTGCGGGCTGCTGGTCGCGGTGGCGGTGCGGTATCTGCCCGGTGGGGGCGGCCATCCGCCTGTCTACGGGTTCTCACCGGGCCACGAGCCGACGCCGCGGCAGCTGCCGGGCGTGCTGCTGGCCGCGTTGGCGACGCTCGGGCTGGGGGCGGTGCTCGGGCCCGAGGCGCCGCTGATCGCACTCGGTGCCGGACTCGGGGTGTGCGCGATCCGGCTCGCGCAGCCGCACGCGCCGAAGCAGGTCGGTGCCGTAGTGGCGGCGACGGGGAGCTTCGCGGCCATCAGCGCGCTGCTCGGGTCGCCGATCCTGGGGGCGTTCCTGCTGATGGAGGCGTCCGGGCTGGCCGGCGCGACCATGGGGCTGGTGCTGCTGCCGGGGCTGCTGGCCGCCGGCATCGGCACGTTGCTCTTCATCGGCCTCGACTCGCTGACGGGCCTGGGCGCGGCCTCGCTGGCGTTGCCCGAGCTACCGCCGTTCACCCACCCCGACCTCGCGCAGTTCGGCTGGGCGCTCGCCATCGGCGCGGCTGCGGCGGTGCTGGGTACGGGGATCCGGCGGCTGGCGCTGCTGCTGCACTCGCGCGTCGAAAACCACGTCCTGCTGCTGACTCCCGCGGCGGGCCTCGTGGTCGCCGGGCTCGCGATCGCCTACACCGGCGCGGGTGGAAGCCTGTCGGACGTCCTGTTCTCCGGCGAGACGGCGCTACCGAAGCTCCTGGAGAACAGCGCGGCGTACTCGGTCTCGACGCTGCTGCTCCTCCTGGCCTGCAAGGGACTCGCGTACGGCGTGACGCTGTCGGCGTTCCGCGGCGGCCCGATCTTCCCGTCGATGTTCCTCGGCGCCGCGGGTGGCATCGCGCTGTCGCACCTGCCGGGCCTGCCGCTCGTCGCCGGGGTGGCGATGGGGATCGGCGCGATGTGCGTCGTCATGCTGCGCCTGCCGCTGACGTCCGTCCTGCTCGCCACGTTGCTGCTCTCGTCCGACGGGCTGGCCGTGATGCCGCTGGTGATCGTCGCGGTGGTCGTGGCCCACGTGCTGGCGGCGTGGCTCGGCCCGCGCGAGGGTTCACTCGCCGGGGGTGATGAGGCGACGCCGCCCGCGGCGCCGGCCTCCAAGGGGTCTTGA
- a CDS encoding GlxA family transcriptional regulator, whose protein sequence is MTARPGSAARVVAILVFDGVTLLDVAGPAEVFKEANRFGADYRIVLVSPTGEDVVSNLGFKVAVEGSVGSEPAPDTYLVAGSDLFPRTPVPCDLAEAARVPAAGARRVASICTGAFVLAAAGLLDGKRATTHWKVTHELAARCPTCRVEPDAIYVRDGTTYTSAGVTAGIDLALALVEEDHGPDLTRDVARSLVVYLQRSGGQSQFSAPLQGPPPRSPALRTITDLVTANPGARHSLGDLAKHLNVSTRQLTRLFHDELDTTPARYVENIRFDLARALLDQGHTATQAATLAGFPSYEALRRVFSRKLSISPAAYQRRFSTARRANAG, encoded by the coding sequence ATGACCGCCCGGCCGGGCTCAGCCGCGCGCGTCGTGGCGATCCTCGTCTTCGACGGGGTGACCCTGCTGGACGTCGCGGGTCCGGCGGAGGTGTTCAAGGAGGCCAACCGCTTCGGGGCCGACTACCGGATCGTGCTCGTCTCGCCGACGGGCGAGGACGTGGTGTCGAACCTCGGGTTCAAGGTCGCGGTCGAGGGCTCCGTGGGCTCCGAGCCCGCGCCGGACACCTACCTCGTGGCCGGATCCGACCTCTTCCCGCGCACGCCCGTGCCGTGCGACCTGGCCGAAGCCGCCCGCGTACCGGCCGCCGGCGCGCGCCGCGTCGCCTCGATCTGCACGGGCGCGTTCGTCCTCGCCGCCGCCGGCCTGCTCGACGGCAAGCGCGCGACCACGCACTGGAAGGTCACCCACGAGCTCGCCGCCCGCTGCCCGACGTGCCGCGTGGAGCCCGACGCCATCTACGTCCGCGACGGCACCACCTACACCTCCGCCGGCGTCACCGCCGGCATCGACCTGGCCCTCGCCCTCGTCGAGGAGGACCACGGCCCCGACCTCACACGCGACGTCGCCCGTTCGCTGGTCGTGTACCTGCAGCGCTCGGGCGGGCAGTCGCAGTTCTCCGCCCCGCTGCAAGGCCCGCCACCGCGCTCCCCGGCCCTGCGCACCATCACCGACCTCGTCACGGCGAACCCCGGGGCCAGGCACTCGCTCGGCGACCTCGCGAAACACCTGAACGTCAGCACCCGCCAGCTCACGCGCCTCTTCCACGACGAACTCGACACCACCCCGGCCCGCTACGTCGAGAACATCCGCTTCGACCTGGCCCGGGCCCTGCTCGACCAAGGCCACACGGCGACCCAGGCGGCGACGCTGGCCGGCTTCCCCAGCTACGAAGCACTGCGACGGGTGTTCTCGCGGAAGCTGTCGATCAGCCCGGCGGCCTACCAACGCCGGTTCAGCACGGCTCGGCGGGCGAACGCCGGGTAG
- a CDS encoding alpha/beta fold hydrolase, with amino-acid sequence MVETYVLVPGAWHGAWSWRPVAQRLRAAGHHVVALTLPGLADGDDPRRFTLEDTVDFLVGFLDRHDLTDVTLVAHSWGGYPVFGAAHRVPHRVRRVVFHSAFVPEQGVPLVDDVPPGHAALFRQLAQESGDHSVVLPYSVWQSAFAQDTPEPTQKLIYELLVPHPMCFFEQPLHAPALSTLGLPVSYLAGECDLAMPPGDYAWCPRFPARLGVEPITVPGDHEAFLTRPDAFVSALLHSHTVDG; translated from the coding sequence ATGGTGGAGACGTACGTTCTGGTTCCGGGCGCGTGGCACGGCGCGTGGTCGTGGCGGCCGGTCGCCCAGCGGTTGCGCGCCGCGGGCCACCACGTGGTCGCGCTGACACTGCCGGGCCTCGCGGACGGCGACGATCCCCGTCGCTTCACGCTCGAGGACACAGTGGACTTCCTCGTCGGTTTCCTCGACCGGCACGACCTGACCGACGTCACGCTGGTCGCCCACAGCTGGGGCGGTTACCCCGTTTTCGGTGCGGCCCACCGGGTTCCGCACCGGGTGCGCCGCGTCGTTTTCCACAGCGCGTTCGTGCCGGAGCAGGGCGTTCCGCTCGTGGACGACGTCCCGCCGGGGCACGCCGCGCTCTTCCGGCAGCTCGCACAGGAGTCGGGCGACCACTCCGTGGTCCTGCCCTACTCGGTGTGGCAAAGCGCCTTCGCGCAGGACACGCCCGAGCCGACGCAGAAGCTGATCTACGAACTGCTCGTGCCCCACCCGATGTGCTTCTTCGAACAGCCCCTGCACGCCCCCGCGCTGTCGACGCTCGGCCTGCCCGTCAGCTACCTGGCCGGCGAATGTGACCTGGCCATGCCCCCGGGCGACTACGCGTGGTGCCCGCGGTTCCCCGCCCGGCTCGGGGTCGAGCCGATCACCGTTCCGGGTGATCACGAGGCGTTCCTGACCAGGCCCGACGCCTTCGTCTCGGCACTCCTGCACTCACACACCGTCGACGGCTGA
- a CDS encoding HD domain-containing protein — protein MSEIIAGVEVPETAAVAEASQLIRETTNPLIYHHSRRVYFFSQFHAQRLGVKPDPELLYLAAMFHDTGLITPFSDVEQRFEVDGADHGRKFLLDRGFSPAAADTVWTAIALHTTPGIPGRMGPEIATTHLGVLTDVLGFGFDGLDLAHVEEILAFHPRGDFKTDFLRTFVDALKHRPDTTNGTVNSDILEHFIPDFRRTTTVERITGSPWSS, from the coding sequence ATGTCAGAGATCATCGCGGGTGTGGAGGTCCCCGAGACGGCGGCGGTCGCCGAGGCGTCGCAGCTCATCCGGGAAACGACCAACCCCCTCATCTACCACCACTCCCGCCGGGTTTACTTCTTCAGCCAGTTCCACGCGCAGCGGCTCGGGGTGAAACCGGATCCGGAGCTGCTCTACCTGGCCGCGATGTTCCACGACACCGGGCTCATCACGCCGTTTTCCGACGTGGAGCAGCGGTTCGAGGTCGACGGCGCCGACCACGGGCGCAAGTTCCTGCTGGACCGGGGTTTCTCGCCCGCGGCCGCCGACACCGTGTGGACGGCCATCGCCCTGCACACCACGCCGGGAATCCCCGGCCGTATGGGCCCGGAAATCGCCACGACCCACCTCGGCGTGCTGACCGACGTGCTCGGTTTCGGATTCGACGGTCTGGATCTCGCCCACGTCGAGGAAATCCTCGCCTTCCACCCGCGCGGCGATTTCAAGACCGATTTCCTGCGCACTTTCGTCGACGCGTTGAAGCACCGCCCGGACACCACCAACGGAACGGTGAACTCCGACATCCTGGAGCACTTCATCCCCGATTTCCGCCGCACGACCACGGTCGAGCGCATCACCGGCTCGCCCTGGTCGAGCTGA